The Brassica napus cultivar Da-Ae chromosome C1, Da-Ae, whole genome shotgun sequence DNA segment TTCTCTGATAAGTTTGGGCCATTGATATTATGACCGGCCCAAGCGATAACACTCAATAAACCCAACACAAACTAATAATTATTCAACGCCatagtcttcttcttcattctccatCTCTCCCTCGAACACCCTTCTCATATCGTCGATTAATTCCTCTCAGGTAAGATTTATTGATTTTCCTCTTAGATCACTCGTGAATTTCGCAACAGTCCTTGAATCGTATGTAAACATgagttttctctgtttttttttttgtcgatctCAAAAGACAGACCTAGCCCTGAATTTGAGACTCTATCATAGCCTTTTTGATGAAGGGCCTCAAAGATTTTGGATTCGAAATGACGCCTTAGGCAGAGTTTAGATGTAGGGCCGTGTTATCAATTTAGTGTTTTGATTTGTTGAATACTACTCTATTGAatggctttgttttttttttgtttttttttttttatcaggaTGTGCTTCCAGATTCATGTGTTGTGATCTCATTATAACGAGTTTTTGTGTGGATTTTGCAGTATCATGTTGACGGAAACACCATTTAGGCCAAGAGAGAAGCTTCTGGAGAAGCAGAGGTTGTTCCAGAGCATCCATAGGCACACTTACCTCAAAGGACCCATGGACAAGATCACCTCCGTTGCCATTCCTCTTGCCTTGGCTGCCTCTTCCCTCTACATGATTGTAAGCTTCTCTGCCCAGTTGATTCATTTCAGAGCTCATTGCcatgtttttttaaatcaattatgTTGAGTGTTTTTAATTAGCTTGAAGTGGAGAAGTGTCGCAGTTTAAAACTTGTTACTTCCAGTCGAtagttttttttgctaaaagtcTGAATTGCCCTAATGGTGTTTTTTTAGATGTATTGACTCTGCTTTCTTATAGCTATGTTCATCATCTAACAATGGAATATTTGTGTGGGTGGGTATAGGGAACAGGAATCTACAACATGTCCAATGGAATCGGGAAGAAGGAATAAGCACAGTTTCCcctcctttctttcttttttatccgtttttttttttacgctTTGGGAAGTTTCTCTATGTATATCCAGTGGCTGCCATATGCGGTTGCAGACTAATTGGGTTGTActggtcttcttcctcttgaTGCAGTGTATTTCCCTTTTTCCAAATAATTGCTTAGTTGCAGATAATGTCAAAAGCTGAAGGATGTTTGATGTTATAAAGTCCCAATGGTTTCATTTGCTTTTATGAGATTTGAATTCTTTTCTTCCGACTTCTACTTAACTTCGTAACCATATGTGACCTACTCACATGATTTTGGGCTAAAACGTCGGGTTAAACTGGTGGTGGTGATGGTGGttcttaaacaaaaactaaggaATTAGTAAGAAGATCATGGCTTGTACTTCATCCCTGCAGTTCCGCTCATATCCACGCCATCGAACATGGGTGCCCACAATATTGAAGTATGAGATACTTGTTCATTGTTTAATACCAAATGGAAGGCAAACCGGTTTATTTTCTATTCAATTTAGCCTTTTGAATCAACTGTTATTGGTTACATATctactggaaaaaaaaatacatcttaACAATACCTCTGGTTTTGTCTTTTGAGAAATCAAAACAGAGGAGGAATACTCTGTTCGTTCCTGAAGAAATTGGTTGGATCGATCTTCCCTTTAACCAAACCCAACTTCTTGAAGTTACCTCTGTAATACTTCTCACCCCATACCCTAGCATCTTCAAAGCTTGTGTTGATTCTTGTGTTGTTTCCCAAATCAAGATCTCTGTAGTTCAAATAAGCTCCTCTAGGCGATGAAGAGACATAAGGAGTCATGTAGTCGTAAAGCATTCTCATCCACATGACGTGCTTGTTCGTCTCCTCGACTGTATTCACTCTCCACTTCACCATGTACTGTATGTTGTAAATGTTCCCTCTCCTGTGTGGATATGGAGACTCGCTTTCTGATATCTCGTTTATTTTCCCACCCAATGGCTCTAGAATCATGAGTGGAGTCTCTTTCTCGAGAAACCTTTTGGTCACTTCTTCGAAAACGTTTTCAGGAATTGGGTTTTGAACAAAGTCTGACTTTGCTTTGATGTAAAGATCCTCGTATCTTAGGTCCCTGTTGAGCAGTGTCTCTAACGGTTGTCCTGACTTCCAGATGAAGAACATTACCGATTCGATCCAGCTCATTTCCTTGCAGTCTTGAGCTTGTACTCCGAGTTCAGGAAACTTCTGGTTCATCAGAGGAATCAATCTATCGACTCCACCAAGAAACAAAGCTTGGAAAGCAGTTTGCACTCTTCTTTGACCTCCTCCTTTAGTGTTGTCGATTATGACTCTGATGAAGAGATCTTCGTCTACCTCTGCTCCTATGTACTGCCACCGATGAACAAGCTTGTTCATGCTGGCTCCCATTGAATGACTTATGAAGCAAGTTACCTTCTCAGGAACCCTAGCGAGCTTAACTTTCCATGACAACACTACACCAAAACTCgctgctcctcctcctcttaGAGCCCAAAACACGTCCTCTCCCATCGTTCTCCTGTTGAGGATTCTCCCGTTCACGTCCATCAAACGCGCGTCCACAACGCTGTCAGACGCTAAACCGTGTTTTCTCATCATTGCACCGAGTCCACCGCCGCTGAAATGCCCACCAACTCCGACACTTGGACATGTCCCTGCGGCGAAGGCGTGGACCTTGCTGGTTTTGGCGATTTTGTAGTAGAGTTCGCCGAGTGTTGCTCCGGATTGGATCCATGCAGTTTCTTCCGTGAGGTTGATGGTGATGGAGCGGAGGTTAACGAGGTTGAGGATTATGAAGGGTGATAGTGAGAGGTAAGAGAGGCCTTCGTAGTCGTGACCACCACTTAGGGTTCTTACTTGCACGCCAAGTTTCTTGCTGCATAGTATTGCTTTCTTGATTTCGGATTCGGATTTTGGTTTGAGGGTCAGGATCGGCTTTAGGCTTGTGAAATTCAAGTTGAGGAAACTTGAGTCTGGAGATGAAGACTCCGAAAAGGCGGTGTCGATTCTGGAACCTGATGTGTAGTTAGTGAGATTGTTGGGGTTTTTGGAGTTTGTTGACAAGCAGCTTTCAAGCTGTTCTTTTGTCGGAACAGAATTGACACGTTCAGCTAAGAAGAATAGAAACAGACACAAAGCTAGGTCTctcatgtttgtttgtttcttgtgtTTGAAGTCTCAGACAAATAAGAAGTAGTGTACTTGA contains these protein-coding regions:
- the BNAC01G12490D gene encoding uncharacterized protein BNAC01G12490D, yielding MLTETPFRPREKLLEKQRLFQSIHRHTYLKGPMDKITSVAIPLALAASSLYMIGTGIYNMSNGIGKKE
- the LOC106373623 gene encoding berberine bridge enzyme-like 22 — translated: MRDLALCLFLFFLAERVNSVPTKEQLESCLSTNSKNPNNLTNYTSGSRIDTAFSESSSPDSSFLNLNFTSLKPILTLKPKSESEIKKAILCSKKLGVQVRTLSGGHDYEGLSYLSLSPFIILNLVNLRSITINLTEETAWIQSGATLGELYYKIAKTSKVHAFAAGTCPSVGVGGHFSGGGLGAMMRKHGLASDSVVDARLMDVNGRILNRRTMGEDVFWALRGGGAASFGVVLSWKVKLARVPEKVTCFISHSMGASMNKLVHRWQYIGAEVDEDLFIRVIIDNTKGGGQRRVQTAFQALFLGGVDRLIPLMNQKFPELGVQAQDCKEMSWIESVMFFIWKSGQPLETLLNRDLRYEDLYIKAKSDFVQNPIPENVFEEVTKRFLEKETPLMILEPLGGKINEISESESPYPHRRGNIYNIQYMVKWRVNTVEETNKHVMWMRMLYDYMTPYVSSSPRGAYLNYRDLDLGNNTRINTSFEDARVWGEKYYRGNFKKLGLVKGKIDPTNFFRNEQSIPPLF